AATTGGCTTGGAGGCTGGCAATGCTAAGACGTGCTCTGTTAAACACATCCTTCATCATTATCACTATTACGTGCAACAAAAAAGAACCCAGATAGTTATACTAACTTCAtggaaattctaaaaataaatttttttatttgtaggtaAGTAAATTTGTCTCTGTAGGTGATCCGAGTTTGAATTGCTTATTTGcattaacagtaattatttttgaaatcaagAGACAACAAACATATGGATTTTATAGTATGTTTCTTACAGTGCTgatgataaacatttaaaaagatgtaaaaatactTGAATAAATGTTCTGATCTTAgtcaaaaacaaaacattcatttcatgactaacagaaaaagatataaaaaaggaacataattttttttaatttaattttcttctgtatttctaccttatttttataactgcaaAACAATCTTTCTACAgcaattgttttttctatttcaaaaaaacTCTGTctcgttaatattttataaaatttagtaaattaaaagttactGTCTTTCATCAGCTCAGATTTTAACGTTATAAATGTTCACGCTTAAAAAGTTATGAGGAAACTATAAACTGCGTAGATTAGGTTATGATACTCATTTGAGTTTCATATAAAGTCCACCATCACTTTTgtcttttgaaatattaaaaattgcatgCAAATTATTCTATTGCTTGTGGAAAATAAAATTCACTCTGTAgtcattataatgataaaaagtaCTATACAGAATtccagtaaaatgaaaatttgattgtCCAAACCTCATCACATGCGTTACCGCTTGTTCATATGTACCTTGTTTAGAAACAAcattaattgagaaaaatttgtaCTCTCTAATTGCCATTGAGTTAGAaatgctttataataatttttatattttttcatttaagttaagAAGTACAGATGGAATTGTGTCCTTTATGAGCAAAAGCATTATTGTTTCAAAAGTTCTAGGTTCAAAACCtgataagattttatatttatttttatttatttggcttACTTTTTTTTGCAGTTGAACTTCTGACATATTTTCCAACTTTAACATTTAGTACTGCTAATAagatagcaaaaataataaattttcgatggcgcaaaaaattaaatgaaatgtggAATGAGTTTCTAGAGATTAAtgataacataaataatacatacgATGTATCTAGAAAGATGATTTATGACAAAAGGGTAGATTATAGCGGTATTGGTTTATCTGATGAATGGTTGTTTGATATCTCATTATACAGTAAAGAAGAAATTCAAGAAATAGAAGGTATattagataaaatagaaaataaagctTTTAAAGGACTATGTGAAAGAAGTAATCAGAAGAATAGTATAGAAGTAAGtgattttttcaaagaatatagtgaaattttaaaacattctgatagtaaattaaataaacaaaaaaataagtctttACAAAGAGTCGATAATCAAACTAAACatcaagatttaataaaaacagatcaAAAGATAATGTTACGaaagatcaaattaaaaatggaaGTTTTAAGTATGAAATATCCAACACTTTATGAAGCATTTGTTgatgaagttaaatttaataaaatatttaatagtaatcaaTTACCAAAACGTATTACTAAAGATTCTTTATCCAAAATGTTGGATAAGTACGATAATTCATGTGAAAAAACAGAagtgttacaataaatattttattttattttttatttttatccaaatatatttaacaataaactatCCAAACATGAAACAATTGaaacttgatccacccaagtacagaattaattgAACTAAAATGACATtctcaccttattttttcataatatctaaaatagtacttatatatatatatatatatatatatatatatattaaaattggaaatataaaaaataataataaaaatctagacatctccaattttaatttttaacatttccaaaTTAGTTTCAATATCAAAAAATGAAGTGGTCAGTAATGTTAAAGAaaccaaactttttatttttatgtgtctAAAATGCTCAAGAAACTTggcttaaaaaagtaaaacaaccaATAAATAATACCCGGGAAATTgataatgtgtatttaaaatattcatataccgATAGCATcgttgaaaatataactaaagcttatgataataataaatttgaacctgcatataaaacaaataaccgtataataaaatatttaaaaaaataatcgcccagattcatataatttatacaatttatgtgaattttataaaataaaatgtaatgattgtgatcaCAGATGATTAGTAAAACTAATGATTGTGATTAGTAAAACTAATAGATCTTGTAAAGCCAGATTGCTTGAGCATTTGacactataaaaataaagagttgGGTTTCTCTAACGTTGCTGACCATCTCCTTagtaataaacattctatttttgatatttaaactaatttggaaatattagaaattaaaataggagctataaaaaatgataataagaaTCTAGacgtttttgaaatatatatatatatatatatatataaatacaagaagAGATTCAACTTGCAGAGTATGAGGATGACACACTTATAGGCCGGCAATAGATGGCAGCACATTTTCAGATAaagataatacataaattttaattattcatatagtTCCATAGTATTGGCTGGCCAaatatgtagtatattttatatttatcctatttaattttattttattataattgacatcatatttttatatatttaacttttaattgcaatacttttacttaatactaattaacattttcaaatttctttttaaaaattataaattgaaaatttttaaatcttgtataataaattttgtatattttaacatattgacTGCCATGTGATTTTCTGTCACACTACTCTGTGGATAGGCCACGTGAACCAAAACTATATCACAGGCAATCTCTTTCACTAAGCCACAGATTCTTTTGCTAGCTCATTTCCCTGggccataattattttttgtcataagtATTTCAACTTTATAATTTGTGACATTTTTAAGTAGTGTTTTGCATGTTaatcattaaaaagtttaattttgcaactAAAAAGGGGGGGGCCACCCACTTTTGGGTCACAATGAAATATAGTATTATCAACAAGAAATaacgcataaaaaaaaatgagtttactggaataaaaattatgtctgtaaaaataattatcattttacagaataaaaatctatcttttgattcaaaattatgatttttttttaatgttattgctcattaatttatcatacaataaagaaattaatttactgtaacaAACATCATAatactgtgtaaaaataataaacaatatactgagtaatactaaataaaaatagtataaaaattaacaaaaagtctaTTACTACATAATAAATAGGAAGGTTGTTAAGTCTTCTGTactcaaattatattttgtgtcCTTTCAGCATTATGAGTTTTGAAGAAAGTTTTTGCACACTTATTCGTTACACTGGTTACACTTACACTACACTTTATTGGTTTTCAAAATGGCTTCTTCTTGACCTAGGTTTATAACcaaatttttgtaacacaatttGCACCGACTTCTAGTTGTTTTCAATAACTGATGTATTGTCACTGTTGTAGACGGTTGGACATTTATGACAGTATTACTATGCAGCCAATTGTTGAGAATACTTTCCCTAAAATCTGTAACAGATATTGGTTTTTGTAACTGATTTGTATAGCGACAGAGCTTGATGACAGCTGTGTTGAGTTGTAGGTCAAATGCAACCTTACAGTACCATTTTACACTCCATCTAAGACAACTGAAATGATAAGCGCATTTGGTCGGCCAAATCTATGAAAGCTTTGcctttattatattctattactGCTTGAGACCTTTTTACTATCTTATTTCGTTTAATGTATGCTGTTATATTGTCAACATGTTTaggagataaaataattacttcactTTTGTCTCACTATTTTAACACCATTACATTCTTACAGTCCATTGCTGCTACTGGTTCTCCTTTCCTTAACTGTTTGCTAACAACCTCTTTTGGATTATACTTCTGTTTTCTGCATAATGTTCTGACCAAATGAGCGTTACGTTTTATTAGTTCACGAGCTAGTGTGACTCGTGTACCAGTTGTTGATATAAATAGTCCGTCCAAAATTAAGTTAaggtcctttctttctttttcctgtttagcctccagtaattacctttcagataatacttaagaggacaaatgaggatgatatgtatgagtgtaaatgaagtttagtcttgtacagcctcggttcgaccattccagagatgtgtgattaattgaaacccaaccaccaaagaacaccggtatccacgatctagtattcaaatccatgtaaaaataacagacttaTTAGGACttggaacgctggaactctcaacttccaaatcagctgatttgggaagacatgttcaccgctagaccaacccggtgggttaaagcaCAACCTGCAAAGTCCAAAGTGGAAACACCGGTGTTAGGTGTAGCTTCTTTACCAGCATATACTTTGTAGGCAACTGTATAATGGTTTTTCACACAAAGTTTAAATACCTTAATGCAGTAACGATGAGACTTATTCTGTAGTATTGATAGAAAACCACATGCCCTCTGAATGGAATTATCTATGCACATAGATTCTTCAGAAATATAAGCATTTCTAAAACATTCAATAACCATGTCTATTAAATGTTGCACTTGCAGAGTCGATCTCCGGGTGGAGCAGCAGAATCATTCGAACAATGGAAATTAGATGATAATAGTTCATATCTGTTATGAGACATGAAATGAGACACTTTAgtataaaacaatgaatttttcttcCAATAGTGTGCAAAATAAGGTAATATCATTTCTAACCTCATTGTGATAGCAAGGAAACATTTCATTTCAGCAATGTCAGTGTCTACCCGTTTTAATATTCTAGTACTTGGCAAGATCTGTGTTGCTGCTTTTCGACTGTTTGCATAACGATTTGTCTCTGTAgataaatgaagtattattttatttgtaacaaaaagttcaaagaaattattgtaaCACAGCTGTGCATGTTTTCTAATATCTGGATTTATACCACATGAGTCATTAGGAttggaaacaaaattattactattagacTCACTAACAGGACCCCATGTAGAAGTAACACACCTCTATTAATAGTAACATCATGCCCACTATCACCTCCAGCTGGGTTTAGAATAGTTCAATTTGTTTCATCTTCAACAAATTCTGCCACACATTCACATGTTTCAACAGTTTCTGAAAATACTTCTCTAAATTTGGCCGATGCACTGGGTCTGCATTACTGTCATACATCATCACTGCTACACAATTCTGCTGATACTGTCAAAATTACCTTAGATAATATACccatttttgtgttgttttaacaCAAAGTAAGGTTTTATATGATtctaatgtacaaaaaattataatactcacTAACAACAGAATTAAGGctttatgaaataaagtaagaGATTAAGccatatgataataataaaacacaatggTCACAACCCAGCAGAACCTCCTTTCCAATATCAACATCATAACCTATCTAGCAATATGtcatatgtttgtaaatattacatcGCCATTTGTATATAGACTATGAACAATAACaatgtttcattatatttcttaaattgcaataaacaaattacatacaacataaaaaaaacatatatatatatagcaaactATATCTGCATACAACATATTAATATTTCACGCAACATATGAGATACAGACTGGCTAACAACACTGAATCACTCTTAGAGGCCATGACtttgtaaactgtaaataaaaatatgtgaatgTGAACTACTGTAGTGTCACATGACCTCCTAGTAAAGATATGCAAGTGTCCCAGTTTTGATTTATGCGGAGACAAGTTACTGTGAACCATTTATGAGTTGCATAGCCTCAAGTtaactcattttattttgttcaaaaatagtTGTGGCCTGAGAggatttatcacaaaaaaatgcaTGGCAGTCAACAAGTTATCATTTTGAGTGTAATATGTAATttggtaataaacattttatatagaagaattacaactgatgatgtgggtTGCCATGAAATTACTATTGTagacataatgaaaaaataaggtgtgtcactttaattttgtacttgggtggatcaggTTGAGTTATATGCAATAATTATTGGTACAGAggtgatatgggtcttgaaaatatatatattagaaaaattatttttctaaaatcagtcCTTTCAAgaccctaataataataaaaatatatacactaataatataaattcaaatatatatattcaacttaTTCACCCAAGTGGATTAAATGGATATTTAATTGaatcatatatatttgaatttatacacacacacacacatatatatgtacacatggGTGTATTGTTTAGGATCAGACATTGTAACTTGTTTCTAAAATAATgactttaacaaaagtcagattgagcctcCAAGAGGTGCACCCGGATATATCTGGAATAAATGGAAGAAACTTGTCTGGTGAACTGATCTAAACGAACttcacagcttcatttatcatTGAATCACACCTCATTAACAATTCACCAGATCACAACTAGTGTTGTAACTTGGGACCTAGTCCCATCACAGGTGACCCCTTGACAATCAACTGTGAAAGATATTTTAAGGAATACTCCAccggctgaaccaagcaacaccagttcagagaaggcagcattAGAATATAGTGGGCTGCCCACTTAGAAGATAACTTGCAATTGGAAGCATTGTAACTCCCCAGCACTACACACACTAACATGAGAAATACAAAGTTCAAAACCAAAccaaatcacctacatttccacacacagTGTAAACAGGCTCaagcagactggtaaactaaaaataataactggcccgATGGACAAACATAAAATTCTCATCACGAGTCtacagaaaataataagtaaCACTGACAAGGACGACATGGAATTTCAAGGATAAAGGTACATTTGggaaaaaagtgatgaaaaacgtcccacagtttggaacaggatTTTTAGTctacctcaaaataataaaactccatacaagaattcaagtcacaatccccaagaatctcaaaACTCAGCCTAAacgcatctaataaaatctatactAATAAACACCCATGcacacattaataataaaaataactgtccaAAGGAccgtaaaaaaacagaaaagttctgggaTTTACTCGTtgtgactataaataacatctccaaaaaccatgttaaacaattaaaaagaaacttcaatgctcaactaggcagagaaagaagatactgcGTCATCATCAGAAAATGACCCtccccaaaagaaaacaaaaacggGCAGAAACTCGTCAATCTCtacagaaaccacaacctaatctcaaaattcacatttcaagaggaaacctgtAAAACCCCCCACTACACTAAAGGACAATGGCAACTAGACCATATATTCATGAACAAACACCACCACCACAaagagatctacaatgtaaaattacaaaagttaaaatttaatttactccccaaagaaaacaacaaaaacaagatAAAGTATAAATTTGAAGATCTAGTCAACAACATTAAACAAATCGCAGAATTATCCgcaataaaattctataaaaaaaaaatcatcaaaggTGGAACAGTGAATGTGTTGAAATAGTAGAGAAAAGGCATAAAGCATGGCTATTTCACCATtctcaaaaatcagaaacatccttccaaattctaataaaacaaagaaaagaaactacctgaaccctaaggagaataaaaagacaacaccataaagacacactgaagtcaatagaagaatTCAATAATACACAGTCGAAAGACTACAACAAAACCTTCAAAGAACTCCAAAAATACCAAAcccccaaccctactaataaagaatgaaaatggtatACTGGGCCATGACaataaagaaaatgtagaaatcctcgctaaatatttcaacaaacttttaaattgcaaaaaattgacaaaactcctaaacttcaacacaaccagaaacatcaaccctcccacaataaaagaattcTACCAAGCAttggtgagatgaagaattaca
This DNA window, taken from Lycorma delicatula isolate Av1 chromosome 7, ASM4794821v1, whole genome shotgun sequence, encodes the following:
- the LOC142328237 gene encoding uncharacterized protein LOC142328237 isoform X1; amino-acid sequence: MHVFYHCQMDLPEFRPCRYCSTIGKCNKMKLYFINFHQAIYICNECDEVYPSDGVTINKDVYEQPLQESDLKQIGLPVELLTYFPTLTFSTANKIAKIINFRWRKKLNEMWNEFLEINDNINNTYDVSRKMIYDKRVDYSGIGLSDEWLFDISLYSKEEIQEIEGILDKIENKAFKGLCERSNQKNSIEVSDFFKEYSEILKHSDSKLNKQKNKSLQRVDNQTKHQDLIKTDQKIMLRKIKLKMEVLSMKYPTLYEAFVDEVKFNKIFNSNQLPKRITKDSLSKMLDKYDNSCEKTEVLQ
- the LOC142328237 gene encoding uncharacterized protein LOC142328237 isoform X2 codes for the protein MDLPEFRPCRYCSTIGKCNKMKLYFINFHQAIYICNECDEVYPSDGVTINKDVYEQPLQESDLKQIGLPVELLTYFPTLTFSTANKIAKIINFRWRKKLNEMWNEFLEINDNINNTYDVSRKMIYDKRVDYSGIGLSDEWLFDISLYSKEEIQEIEGILDKIENKAFKGLCERSNQKNSIEVSDFFKEYSEILKHSDSKLNKQKNKSLQRVDNQTKHQDLIKTDQKIMLRKIKLKMEVLSMKYPTLYEAFVDEVKFNKIFNSNQLPKRITKDSLSKMLDKYDNSCEKTEVLQ